From the Blastopirellula marina genome, one window contains:
- the lhgO gene encoding L-2-hydroxyglutarate oxidase: MDTPEVDVCVVGGGIIGLATAYQITRRFPDHQVIVLEKEKVLAQHQSGRNSGVLHSGIYYKPGSLKSINCREGRLAMQNFCEQHDIPHEICGKVIVATEESELGRLDDIYQRGQKNGVDCVKLNVDQLRAIEPYCRGIAAVQVKNAGIIDYRRVCFRLCELILEHGGEIHTNTRLLGVTHVKKQVILETNNGAFQASLVVNCAGLQSDRVAKMCGQQPEVKIVPFRGEYYELSEKAQHLCRNLIYPVPDPAFPFLGIHVTRTIFGSVECGPNAVLAFAREGYRKWDVNLRDLWDAVGYRGLHKLAAKHWSVGFEEIRRSYFQSAFLASLQRLVPAVRAKDLIAAPAGVRAQALRKDGSLVDDFVIQKEGNFIHVLNAPSPAATASLNIGAFIAEKAADVLDA, from the coding sequence ATGGATACACCTGAAGTAGACGTTTGTGTGGTGGGAGGCGGAATTATCGGCCTGGCGACCGCTTACCAGATCACGCGTCGTTTTCCCGATCATCAGGTTATCGTTCTGGAGAAAGAGAAGGTGCTCGCGCAGCATCAGTCTGGTCGTAACTCCGGTGTGTTACATTCAGGCATCTACTACAAGCCTGGCTCGTTGAAATCGATCAATTGTCGCGAGGGGCGATTGGCGATGCAGAACTTCTGCGAGCAGCATGATATTCCACACGAAATCTGCGGCAAGGTAATTGTCGCGACCGAAGAAAGCGAGCTTGGACGCCTGGATGATATCTACCAGCGGGGGCAAAAAAATGGGGTCGATTGCGTCAAGTTGAATGTCGATCAACTGCGGGCCATTGAACCATATTGCCGCGGAATTGCAGCCGTCCAAGTTAAAAATGCCGGCATTATCGACTATCGTCGCGTTTGCTTTCGGTTGTGTGAACTCATCCTTGAACACGGCGGCGAGATTCATACGAATACTCGCTTGCTAGGCGTTACGCACGTCAAAAAACAGGTAATTCTCGAAACGAACAACGGAGCATTTCAAGCGTCGCTGGTGGTCAACTGTGCTGGGCTGCAAAGCGATCGAGTCGCCAAAATGTGCGGCCAACAGCCCGAGGTGAAAATCGTTCCATTTCGAGGTGAATACTACGAGCTTTCCGAGAAGGCACAGCATTTGTGTCGAAATCTGATTTACCCGGTACCGGATCCTGCGTTTCCCTTCTTGGGTATCCATGTCACGCGGACAATTTTCGGAAGTGTCGAATGTGGCCCGAACGCGGTTCTGGCATTTGCTCGCGAAGGGTATCGAAAATGGGATGTCAATTTACGGGATCTTTGGGATGCCGTCGGGTATCGTGGCCTTCATAAACTTGCCGCGAAACATTGGAGTGTCGGCTTCGAAGAGATTCGACGATCCTATTTCCAGTCAGCCTTTCTCGCCTCGCTGCAACGCCTTGTTCCTGCCGTACGTGCTAAGGACCTGATCGCTGCCCCGGCTGGTGTGCGAGCACAAGCGTTACGTAAGGATGGATCATTAGTCGACGATTTTGTTATTCAAAAGGAAGGCAATTTTATCCACGTTCTCAATGCTCCGAGTCCAGCTGCGACCGCTTCTTTGAATATTGGTGCCTTTATTGCCGAAAAGGCGGCCGATGTTTTGGATGCGTAG
- a CDS encoding DUF1207 domain-containing protein: protein MIFHVRFIVILILSSLALPSLASAQTGLAWPDPTNIFPGQRSQYLEPILDFPTDERAPQIQAVAYENPLGQPIINGGLTMINQPGPGQSQWIEPTYSDSYYERPLAMVEEDAPYEWSILPAGMVYKSYLTGQKESRLSAQLIKITDDNSMLDGNLGGRFGVLRYGRDSSFLSDGIQWDVEGSAHVRLDIPEDVDVRSVDFRAGTQLTWSYADNPRHRSRFGYYHLSSHLGDEFLLKNPGYDRLNYAHDLLIFGHSYYFTTKLRVYGEVGWAFYHLVADPWEFQFGVEWAPNERTGPWGEPFLAVGTHLRQEVNFGGSFVVQTGWAWVGDIPGRTLRMGLHYHNGDSTQNSFYNNFEQQIGFGIWYDF, encoded by the coding sequence ATGATATTTCACGTCCGGTTCATAGTCATTCTGATTCTCAGCAGTCTCGCGCTGCCTTCACTGGCTAGTGCGCAGACCGGACTTGCCTGGCCTGATCCGACGAACATATTTCCGGGCCAACGATCCCAGTACCTGGAACCCATTCTCGATTTTCCCACAGATGAGCGGGCACCTCAAATCCAGGCGGTCGCCTACGAAAATCCGTTGGGACAGCCAATCATTAATGGTGGCCTGACGATGATCAATCAGCCAGGTCCCGGTCAGTCGCAGTGGATCGAGCCTACCTATTCAGATTCATACTACGAACGACCACTCGCGATGGTCGAAGAAGATGCCCCATACGAATGGTCTATCTTACCTGCTGGTATGGTCTATAAGTCATATCTGACTGGACAGAAAGAATCTCGCCTCTCAGCACAACTGATCAAAATCACCGACGATAACTCGATGCTCGACGGTAATCTGGGTGGTCGTTTTGGTGTTTTGCGATACGGTCGCGATTCGTCTTTTCTTTCAGACGGTATTCAATGGGATGTCGAAGGCTCTGCTCACGTTCGGCTTGACATTCCCGAGGACGTCGACGTTCGATCAGTGGATTTTCGTGCCGGCACTCAGCTCACCTGGAGCTACGCCGACAATCCACGCCATCGCTCGCGATTCGGCTACTACCACCTAAGCTCTCACTTGGGTGACGAGTTCCTGCTGAAGAACCCAGGCTATGACCGCCTGAACTACGCACACGACCTGCTCATCTTTGGGCATTCCTACTACTTCACTACCAAGCTGCGAGTCTATGGCGAAGTGGGCTGGGCGTTCTACCATTTAGTCGCCGACCCCTGGGAATTCCAATTCGGTGTTGAATGGGCTCCCAACGAGCGAACCGGCCCTTGGGGCGAACCTTTCCTGGCCGTGGGTACGCATCTACGTCAGGAAGTAAATTTCGGCGGAAGCTTTGTCGTGCAAACTGGTTGGGCCTGGGTGGGGGACATTCCAGGCCGTACCCTACGCATGGGGCTTCATTATCACAACGGCGATAGCACTCAGAATTCGTTCTACAACAATTTTGAGCAGCAAATCGGATTCGGTATCTGGTACGACTTCTAA
- a CDS encoding MTH1187 family thiamine-binding protein produces the protein MVLLEFSMSPLNKGDSVSEYVARSLKIIAASGLDYRLHAMGTIIEGEIEQVLAVLQKCLEAMSEDCDRITCTAKLDYRRGYQGRLDSKVNSVLEKVDVPLKTIQASSKSE, from the coding sequence ATGGTTCTCTTAGAATTCAGTATGTCTCCGCTTAATAAGGGAGATTCCGTGAGCGAATACGTCGCGCGAAGTTTGAAAATAATCGCTGCTAGCGGACTCGATTACCGTTTGCATGCGATGGGCACTATCATCGAGGGGGAAATCGAACAGGTGCTAGCGGTGTTGCAGAAATGTCTAGAGGCCATGTCTGAAGACTGCGATCGCATAACCTGCACAGCCAAGCTGGACTATCGCCGAGGCTACCAAGGTAGGCTCGATTCGAAGGTGAATAGTGTCTTGGAAAAGGTGGATGTGCCCTTGAAGACGATTCAAGCTTCCAGCAAATCGGAATAG
- a CDS encoding S41 family peptidase, whose amino-acid sequence MPWKYRFLFVLIATLGASNFLSAAEVAKSESPTDPENVYANVDEEYVELIQLFADTLDQVDRNYVKDVDRRALMEAAIRGVISKLDPYSNYIAPEDLERFKTGVDSEFGGIGIQVSTRDGHLVVTSPLFGTPAYAAGIIAGDRITHIEGEETKGLSIDDAIKKLKGPVGTEVTMTVYHPSTFTSEKVSVRREMVQIETVMGDERLEGGNWDYMFDHADKIGYVRVSAFSRHTADDLHKAITRLLDDGMKGLVLDLRSNPGGLLTSAVEICDMFIEDGKIVSTEGRNSPKRVWTAEKEGTLPDFPMVVLIDHYSASASEILSACLQDHDRATIIGERSWGKGSVQNIIELEEGKSALKLTTAGYQRPSGEKIHRFEGDTESDKWGVSPDDGMDVKMSREQKVAYHTYRRLRDQDTIIPHPPAPQPDLSEIDPVLSKGLEQLKAEISSS is encoded by the coding sequence ATGCCATGGAAATACCGCTTCTTGTTCGTTCTGATTGCTACCCTCGGAGCGTCCAACTTCTTATCCGCCGCGGAAGTCGCTAAAAGCGAATCCCCCACTGATCCTGAAAATGTCTATGCGAATGTCGACGAAGAGTACGTCGAGCTAATTCAACTGTTCGCGGATACGCTTGATCAGGTCGACCGAAACTACGTCAAGGACGTCGATCGTCGAGCGCTGATGGAAGCCGCCATTCGAGGCGTGATCTCTAAGCTCGATCCCTATTCCAATTACATCGCACCGGAAGACCTCGAACGGTTCAAGACTGGCGTGGACAGCGAGTTCGGTGGTATCGGCATTCAAGTTTCAACCCGGGACGGGCACCTGGTGGTGACCAGCCCACTGTTTGGTACGCCAGCCTACGCAGCGGGGATTATCGCTGGTGATCGCATTACCCATATCGAAGGGGAAGAGACCAAGGGCCTTTCGATCGACGATGCGATTAAGAAGCTGAAAGGGCCAGTGGGAACCGAAGTCACCATGACCGTTTATCACCCCAGTACCTTCACGAGCGAAAAGGTGAGCGTCCGTCGCGAAATGGTCCAGATTGAAACAGTGATGGGGGACGAACGCCTGGAAGGCGGAAACTGGGACTACATGTTCGATCATGCCGACAAGATCGGCTACGTGCGGGTCTCTGCATTCAGCCGCCACACTGCCGATGATCTGCATAAGGCAATTACACGCCTGCTGGATGACGGCATGAAGGGCCTTGTACTCGATCTACGGTCTAACCCTGGCGGTCTTTTGACTTCAGCGGTCGAGATCTGCGACATGTTTATCGAAGACGGAAAGATTGTCAGCACCGAGGGACGCAATTCCCCCAAACGTGTCTGGACGGCCGAAAAGGAAGGAACTTTGCCCGATTTTCCGATGGTCGTCTTGATTGACCACTACAGCGCCAGTGCCAGCGAAATCTTGTCGGCCTGCCTGCAAGACCACGACCGAGCAACGATTATCGGCGAACGAAGCTGGGGCAAGGGAAGCGTCCAGAACATCATTGAACTCGAGGAAGGCAAAAGCGCCCTGAAGCTTACGACAGCCGGTTATCAGCGTCCCAGTGGCGAAAAGATCCACCGATTCGAAGGGGATACCGAAAGCGACAAGTGGGGCGTTTCCCCAGACGACGGAATGGACGTAAAGATGAGCCGTGAACAGAAAGTGGCTTACCATACCTACCGTCGCTTGCGGGATCAGGATACGATCATTCCACACCCGCCTGCCCCACAACCGGATCTTTCGGAAATCGACCCGGTATTAAGCAAAGGGCTTGAACAACTGAAGGCGGAGATTTCATCTTCCTGA